From a region of the Rhodothermales bacterium genome:
- a CDS encoding EamA family transporter, with amino-acid sequence MKGAGYIVLAAVLWGLLGPVARLAFDEGVAPFEVAFWRAVIAGVLFVGHAAVVRTGGVARRDLPGIVGFGIVGVSVFFASYQLAVEAGGAALASVLLYTAPAWVAVLSVVVLRERMTALKGVAVALTLAGVAGITLGGGGSVRWSAAALGWGLVAGFSYSLYYLVGKHYFMRYGTAAVLAVALPLGALGLAPFVDFAPKSAVAWAALGAIGLVSTYGAFLAYARGVRTMEATRASVVATLEPVVAAAVAYAWWGERFSLWGYAGAALILAAVLVAVLDPAPRRP; translated from the coding sequence GTGAAGGGGGCTGGCTACATCGTCCTCGCGGCCGTGCTGTGGGGGCTGCTCGGGCCGGTGGCGCGGCTCGCGTTCGACGAGGGCGTGGCGCCATTTGAGGTGGCGTTCTGGAGGGCGGTGATCGCGGGCGTGCTGTTCGTCGGACACGCGGCGGTCGTACGGACCGGCGGGGTGGCGCGGCGCGATCTGCCGGGCATCGTCGGGTTCGGAATTGTCGGCGTGTCGGTGTTCTTCGCGTCGTACCAACTCGCGGTCGAGGCGGGCGGGGCAGCGCTGGCGTCGGTGCTGCTCTACACGGCGCCGGCGTGGGTGGCGGTGCTGAGCGTCGTCGTGCTGCGGGAGCGGATGACGGCGCTGAAAGGCGTGGCCGTCGCGCTGACGCTCGCAGGCGTCGCGGGGATCACGCTCGGCGGGGGCGGGAGCGTGCGGTGGTCGGCGGCGGCGCTGGGGTGGGGGCTCGTCGCCGGGTTCAGCTACTCGCTCTACTACCTCGTCGGCAAGCACTATTTCATGCGGTACGGCACGGCGGCCGTGCTCGCGGTCGCGCTCCCGCTCGGGGCACTCGGGCTGGCCCCGTTCGTAGATTTTGCCCCGAAGTCGGCCGTGGCGTGGGCTGCGCTGGGCGCGATCGGGCTCGTCTCAACGTACGGCGCATTCCTCGCGTATGCCCGCGGCGTTCGCACGATGGAGGCGACGCGGGCGAGCGTCGTCGCGACGCTGGAACCCGTCGTGGCCGCCGCCGTGGCGTATGCGTGGTGGGGCGAGCGCTTCAGCCTGTGGGGCTACGCCGGGGCCGCGCTCATCCTCGCCGCCGTGCTCGTCGCCGTCCTCGATCCGGCGCCGCGCCGTCCGTAG
- a CDS encoding DUF480 domain-containing protein, which translates to MDLILTPFEIRVASALAEKALATPDYYPMSLNGLVAACNQKTGRDPVLELSGDDVAHALDSLMRKHLAGTSEGAGSRVTKYRHLLDHHFGLGEGAVAALAVLMLRGPQTVGEVRSRTGRMHDFDSLEATEATLHTLAERDEPLVVELPIQPGRKEARWAHLLAGAPEIEAGETTAPAFSPTMQAARAEGDRIAALEERVEVLEDELQSLREAFRDFRLQFE; encoded by the coding sequence ATGGACCTCATACTCACTCCGTTCGAAATCCGCGTCGCCAGTGCCCTCGCCGAGAAGGCGCTCGCCACGCCAGATTATTACCCGATGTCGCTCAACGGCCTCGTCGCCGCCTGCAATCAGAAGACCGGGCGCGACCCCGTGCTGGAGCTGAGCGGCGACGACGTGGCGCACGCGCTCGACAGCCTGATGCGGAAGCACCTCGCCGGGACGAGCGAGGGCGCGGGCAGCCGCGTCACGAAGTACCGCCACCTGCTCGACCATCACTTCGGGCTCGGGGAGGGCGCAGTCGCCGCGCTCGCCGTGCTGATGTTGCGCGGGCCGCAGACGGTCGGCGAGGTCCGCAGCCGGACGGGGCGAATGCACGACTTCGACTCGCTCGAAGCGACGGAGGCGACGCTGCATACCCTCGCCGAGCGGGACGAACCGCTGGTCGTCGAACTGCCGATTCAGCCGGGCCGGAAAGAGGCACGGTGGGCGCATCTGCTGGCCGGAGCGCCGGAGATCGAGGCGGGAGAAACGACGGCGCCCGCATTCTCTCCAACGATGCAGGCAGCCCGCGCCGAGGGCGACCGGATCGCCGCGCTGGAGGAGCGAGTAGAGGTGCTGGAAGATGAGCTTCAGTCGCTCCGCGAAGCGTTCCGAGATTTTCGTTTGCAGTTCGAATGA
- a CDS encoding helix-hairpin-helix domain-containing protein, translating to MKTNELKTPEPTNEQIADVLEQMAAVLEERNVNPYRIGAYHAASKTIREHAQPLADLYADGGVNALMELHGVGESLSAHIARYIETGQLGRRTRDDDTFDPVVLFASIPGVSRALAQRIVDELGVTTLDALERATYDGRLAELKGVGRQTLAALRLQLNSLLQWTALERRQRVRRDAYRLATLAETQPEPPQPPRTPAPAVSPLRRAA from the coding sequence ATGAAAACGAACGAACTCAAGACCCCGGAACCGACGAACGAGCAGATCGCAGACGTGCTGGAGCAGATGGCCGCCGTGCTCGAAGAGCGGAACGTGAACCCCTACCGGATCGGCGCCTACCACGCTGCTTCGAAGACGATTCGCGAGCACGCGCAGCCGCTCGCCGATCTCTACGCCGACGGCGGCGTCAACGCGCTCATGGAATTGCACGGCGTCGGCGAGAGCCTCAGCGCCCACATCGCCCGCTACATCGAGACGGGCCAACTCGGCCGCCGCACGCGCGACGACGATACGTTCGACCCCGTCGTCCTCTTCGCGTCGATCCCCGGCGTCAGCCGGGCCCTCGCGCAGCGGATCGTCGACGAACTCGGCGTGACGACGCTCGACGCGCTCGAACGGGCGACGTACGACGGCCGCCTCGCGGAGCTGAAGGGCGTGGGGCGGCAGACGCTCGCGGCGCTGCGGCTCCAGCTCAACAGCCTTCTCCAGTGGACCGCGCTCGAACGCCGCCAGCGCGTCCGCCGCGATGCGTATCGCCTCGCGACGCTCGCCGAAACGCAGCCCGAGCCACCGCAACCGCCACGCACGCCGGCCCCGGCCGTGTCGCCACTCCGGCGCGCGGCCTGA
- a CDS encoding DUF72 domain-containing protein, which yields MPDALPDADVRRADLARYDFRHVHPRLAFGTASDRYAAWIGQVYPERWRGEIQTRKKRVGRDTFEERQLPIASVADYFEHFSVLEIDFTFYRPLLEDDGEPGSNYFVLQTYAEHAPDHARFLLKAPQAYAARTLRRGGKGGPRYEDNPTYLDADAFTRQFLEPAAKLLGDRLRGVLFEQEYTRVAESPEPDTFVANLDGFFRDVPNDVPIHLEVRSPHLIVPAYVDWLAARGLGFVFSHWQYLPAIKEQWERVGGRLTSANGDVVLRLLNPRGMAYGEAFAAAYPFEGPAEALAGTTQARQMVDEATALAYRTIDADGTLLVIANNRAWGNSPDLAAAVAARFLDFADQRGT from the coding sequence ATGCCCGACGCCCTGCCTGACGCCGACGTTCGCCGCGCCGATCTTGCGCGCTACGACTTCCGGCACGTCCACCCCCGCCTCGCCTTCGGCACCGCCTCCGACCGCTACGCCGCGTGGATCGGGCAGGTCTATCCCGAGCGCTGGCGGGGCGAAATCCAGACGCGGAAGAAGCGCGTCGGCCGCGACACGTTCGAGGAGCGGCAGCTCCCGATCGCATCCGTCGCGGATTACTTCGAGCACTTCTCGGTGCTCGAGATCGACTTCACGTTCTACCGCCCCCTCCTCGAAGACGACGGCGAGCCGGGCTCGAACTACTTCGTCCTCCAGACCTACGCCGAGCACGCGCCCGACCACGCCCGGTTTCTGCTAAAAGCGCCGCAGGCCTACGCCGCCCGCACGCTCCGGCGCGGCGGCAAAGGCGGCCCGCGCTACGAGGACAACCCGACGTACCTCGACGCCGACGCCTTCACCCGTCAGTTCCTCGAACCGGCGGCCAAGCTCCTCGGCGATCGCCTCCGCGGCGTCCTCTTCGAGCAGGAATACACCCGTGTCGCCGAGAGCCCTGAGCCCGACACGTTCGTCGCGAACCTCGACGGGTTCTTCCGCGACGTGCCGAACGACGTGCCGATCCACCTCGAAGTCCGCTCGCCGCACCTGATCGTTCCGGCCTACGTCGACTGGCTCGCAGCACGCGGGCTCGGCTTCGTGTTCAGCCACTGGCAGTACCTCCCCGCGATCAAGGAGCAGTGGGAGCGCGTCGGCGGGCGGCTCACATCCGCGAACGGCGACGTGGTGCTCCGCCTGCTCAACCCGCGCGGAATGGCCTACGGCGAGGCGTTCGCCGCGGCGTACCCGTTCGAGGGACCGGCCGAGGCGCTCGCCGGGACGACGCAGGCCCGGCAGATGGTCGACGAGGCGACGGCGCTCGCCTACCGCACGATCGACGCCGACGGCACGCTCCTCGTGATCGCCAACAACCGGGCGTGGGGCAACTCGCCCGACCTCGCCGCTGCCGTCGCCGCCCGCTTCCTCGATTTCGCGGATCAGCGCGGGACGTGA